The Silene latifolia isolate original U9 population unplaced genomic scaffold, ASM4854445v1 scaffold_468, whole genome shotgun sequence genome has a segment encoding these proteins:
- the LOC141639606 gene encoding F-box/kelch-repeat protein At1g57790-like translates to MPHQKANSPFPLFMFLSNTQGICELWDPCYQNNGSITKKLPYSLSIVSTIEFCKDGWLMLRSHEGYYLQYMNLFTGEKGKYPTKSLSSGLSSFAFSTCPTSPDCQTIGINCPDSYYLIICLLPGDDGWDKYELEFEDNDVDFYSNYKSSPKYHDGAFYFLGENGNLGVFKIMNGEWESHKGPLRKDDSLKLNECYIAELDGQLVYVFIQAFGSSIEVYSFDIKQEVWVELKSLGDYTLFVSAASSLSIPTKDSSMRNRIYLPKRIGNEMVFYSLDTGKYHTSSSKFSFENFCGMNSQSFCCWV, encoded by the coding sequence atgccccatcagaaagCAAATAGTCCATTTCCTTTATTCATGTTCCTTAGCAATACTCAAGGTATTTGTGAACTATGGGATCCATGCTATCAAAATAATGGTTCTATTACCAAGAAATTACCTTATTCACTCTCAATCGTATCCACAATCGAGTTTTGCAAGGATGGGTGGTTGATGTTGCGTTCCCATGAGGGATACTATTTACAATACATGAACTTGTTTACAGGGGAGAAAGGTAAATACCCGACTAAATCCCTGTCTAGCGGCCTTTCAAGTTTTGCATTTTCGACATGTCCTACCTCTCCTGACTGTCAAACAATTGGAATTAATTGCCCTGATAGTTATTATCTAATAATCTGCCTTCTTCCTGGAGATGACGGGTGGGATAAGTATGAGCTCGAATTTGAAGACAACGATGTTGATTTTTATAGTAACTATAAATCGAGCCCCAAGTATCACGATGGAGCATTTTATTTTCTAGGCGAGAATGGTAATCTTGGAGTTTTTAAAATAATGAATGGAGAATGGGAGTCTCACAAGGGTCCACTTCGAAAAGACGACTCTTTGAAACTAAATGAGTGCTACATAGCTGAGCTTGACGGACAACTCGTATATGTTTTTATTCAAGCTTTTGGATCCAGTATTGAAGTTTACAGCTTTGATATAAAGCAAGAGGTTTGGGTTGAACTAAAATCTCTAGGGGATTACACTTTATTTGTCAGTGCAGCGTCGTCGCTTTCAATCCCAACGAAAGATAGCAGCATGAGAAACAGGATTTATCTACCAAAACGTATCGGCAATGAAATGGTCTTCTATTCACTGGATACGGGCAAATATCATACCTCAAGCAGCAaattttcttttgaaaatttttgtGGTATGAACTCACAATCATTTTGTTGTTGGGTGTAA